A single genomic interval of bacterium harbors:
- a CDS encoding sigma-54-dependent Fis family transcriptional regulator, which yields MKANILVVEDNEDLCQTIAEVMKKEGHSVRTAYSGEEALSHLEKGLTDLVLLDIKLPRISGLEVLAKIREQASDLLVIMITALTDARPAVEALKSGAYDYLLKPFELDELKLVVAKALETHRLKLEVARLKEQQRKRFPDSGLYGDSPAIQEVQNLIKIIAETPRTSVLIEGESGTGKELVANAIHASSSRADKTIIKINCSAIPENLLESELFGHEKGAFTDAKTTKRGLFELAHGGTLFLDEIASMKMSLQPKLLRVLETSSFRRIGGTTDITVDVRIIAATNQNLEACVREGLFREDLLYRLKVMVIRVPALREHTEDILPIAKMFIEQNNREFNKSIRGISLEASDLMLRYPWPGNVRELKNVLERAVILCKKDEITAELLHLEPIDQSAAAAAAGPAAEPAKAPQPVRWDDASVTLSEVEKQHILQVLEKNNHNKSKTAKVLGISRSTLREKLKEYGIS from the coding sequence ATGAAGGCTAATATTCTGGTTGTGGAAGACAATGAGGACCTGTGTCAGACCATAGCCGAGGTGATGAAGAAAGAGGGCCACAGCGTCCGCACCGCCTATTCCGGCGAAGAGGCGCTCAGCCATCTGGAAAAGGGATTGACCGATCTGGTGCTCCTGGATATCAAACTGCCGCGCATCAGCGGTCTGGAGGTGCTGGCCAAAATTCGTGAACAGGCCTCGGACCTGCTGGTGATTATGATCACCGCGCTGACCGACGCTCGGCCGGCGGTGGAAGCTCTGAAATCCGGCGCCTATGATTATCTGCTCAAGCCGTTCGAGTTGGACGAACTGAAACTGGTGGTCGCCAAAGCGCTGGAGACGCACCGGTTGAAACTGGAGGTGGCCCGCCTCAAGGAACAGCAGCGCAAACGGTTTCCCGACAGCGGCCTGTACGGCGACAGCCCGGCGATTCAGGAGGTGCAGAACCTGATCAAGATCATCGCCGAAACGCCGCGCACCTCGGTGCTGATCGAGGGCGAGAGCGGCACCGGCAAGGAGCTGGTGGCCAACGCCATTCACGCCTCCAGCAGCCGGGCGGACAAGACCATCATCAAGATTAACTGCTCCGCCATTCCGGAGAACCTGCTCGAGAGCGAACTGTTCGGCCATGAAAAAGGCGCGTTCACCGACGCCAAGACCACCAAACGCGGCCTGTTCGAGCTGGCGCACGGCGGCACGCTGTTCCTCGACGAGATCGCCAGTATGAAGATGTCGCTGCAGCCCAAACTGCTGCGCGTGCTCGAGACCAGCTCCTTCCGCCGCATCGGCGGCACCACCGACATCACCGTCGATGTGCGCATCATCGCCGCCACCAACCAGAACCTCGAGGCCTGCGTCCGCGAGGGGCTCTTCCGCGAGGATCTGCTCTACCGCCTGAAAGTGATGGTCATCCGCGTGCCCGCGCTCCGCGAACACACGGAGGATATTCTACCCATCGCCAAGATGTTCATCGAGCAGAACAACCGCGAGTTCAACAAAAGCATCCGCGGCATCTCTCTGGAAGCGTCGGATCTGATGCTGCGCTATCCCTGGCCCGGCAATGTGCGCGAGCTCAAGAATGTGCTTGAACGCGCCGTGATCCTGTGCAAAAAGGACGAGATCACCGCAGAACTGCTGCACCTCGAGCCCATCGACCAGTCCGCCGCCGCCGCGGCTGCCGGTCCGGCGGCAGAGCCGGCCAAAGCCCCGCAGCCGGTGCGATGGGATGATGCGTCGGTGACCCTGTCCGAAGTGGAAAAGCAACATATTCTGCAGGTGCTGGAAAAGAACAACCACAACAAATCCAAGACCGCCAAAGTGCTCGGCATCTCGCGCTCCACGCTGCGGGAAAAGCTGAAAGAGTACGGCATCAGCTGA